A region from the Cryptomeria japonica unplaced genomic scaffold, Sugi_1.0 HiC_scaffold_95, whole genome shotgun sequence genome encodes:
- the LOC131864830 gene encoding ankyrin repeat-containing protein At5g02620-like → MATEGQQLGGRIDPDAFKAAVTRLRIDQQLSSQLKAALNNITPGGENTLLHLAASVGNLHFIQQLLQLNRQLLKETDPEVKPLLVNATNAEKDTALHLAAQGGFSNVVKILLQQPESGVDLRNKLDETALFKAYESGNLETVKAIFDASPSSLLESTVHKRNCLSVAVNRGDSDLVDHILNLSDAKQLIQRKDELGNTALHIAVERNYVHIIKKLIKFEAELCYWVNDSQETPICVAAKLGHLEAVQELINERPDAVEIRNSCGMNVLHLAALVRQVRIVDYLNEEVGLSYLVNKGLDKPPHEEPLRSGGKTDPAEKKDPKDEPVKSGGNTDAGEMKSPFSRISEGDTPLHIAAKKKDLNMVKSLLCIAGINKFAVNKAGLTAFDIVRENTHYHESDKIISVLASYPSNRKPFLYSAPKVSAEKHEVAVEMVDKTYEDRRNTELVVAVLLATMSFTAAFTAPGSFVTDDGNGNGDSKGSGISPAPAPGTGSDKSLGSPILLPLASFKVFLIFDCVAFFLSLLVVLMWQMSTPITTGNKVLFLCITNLLVCATFAFTAYGFMLAVYAMLSNMNPELAWFILGACLIICFCGNFTFFYMAAKFTVKKARFNHLNGLLPFLSDRLGEYVWIKLERWGLLDLVRRSKTKWLAILYYHSNENDK, encoded by the exons ATGGCCACTGAGGGTCAACAACTCGGCGGAAGGATCGATCCTGACGCCTTCAAAGCTGCGGTAACGCGTTTAAGGATCGATCAACAACTGAGTTCCCAACTTAAAGCAGCTCTCAACAATATTACACCTGGAGGGGAAAATACTCTTCTCCATTTGGCTGCTAGTGTAGGAAATCTACACTTCATTCAACAGCTCCTGCAACTCAATCGTCAACTTCTGAAGGAAACCGATCCCGAAGTGAAGCCTCTGCTTGTGAATGCTACCAATGCCGAAAAGGATACTGCGTTACACTTGGCTGCGCAGGGAGGTTTCTCCAACGTTGTGAAGATTCTACTCCAACAACCAGAAAGTGGTGTGGATCTCCGCAATAAGCTTGATGAAACAGCTTTGTTCAAAGCCTACGAAAGCGGCAATTTAGAGACAGTGAAGGCAATATTTGACGCATCTCCGTCGAGCTTACTCGAAAGTACGGTGCACAAGAGGAACTGTTTATCTGTTGCAGTAAACAGAGGAGATTCAG atctagttgatcatatactAAATTTATCAGATGCGAAGCAGTTAATCCAACGTAAGGACGAACTTGGCAACACAGCTCTGCATATAGCTGTTGAAAGAAACTACGTGCATATAATAAAGAAGTTAATAAAATTTGAGGCCGAACTGTGTTATTGGGTTAATGACAGCCAAGAAACTCCCATCTGTGTGGCAGCGAAATTGGGTCATCTGGAAGCAGTACAAGAGTTGATAAATGAGAGGCCAGACGCTGTCGAAATACGGAATAGTTGTGGAATGAACGTTCTGCACTTAGCTGCCCTAGTTAGGCAAGTGCGAATTGTTGATTACCTGAACGAAGAGGTAGGCTTATCATACTTGGTCAACAAGGGACTTGACAAACCTCCACATGAAGAGCCTCTGCGAAGTGGAGGAAAGACAGATCCGGCTGAAAAGAAAGATCCAAAAGATGAGCCCGTGAAAAGTGGAGGAAACACAGATGCGGGTGAAATGAAATCTCCTTTTTCGAGGATAAGTGAAGGAGACACACCACTGCATATTGCAGCAAAGAAAAAAGACTTGAAT ATGGTGAAGTCGTTGCTTTGTATAGCGGGGATAAACAAGTTTGCTGTCAACAAGGCAGGCTTAACGGCCTTTGATATCGTGAGAGAGAACACGCACTATCACGAATCTGACAAGATAATTTCAGTTCTGGCCAGTTATCCTTCCAATCGCAAGCCATTCTTGTACAGCGCTCCAAAGGTGAGTGCAGAGAAACATGAGGTTGCTGTTGAGATGGTGGACAAAACATATGAGGACAGGCGCAACACAGAACTAGTGGTGGCAGTTCTATTAGCGACAATGTCATTTACGGCAGCTTTCACTGCTCCGGGCAGTTTCGTGACGGACGATGGGAATGGAAATGGGGACTCAAAGGGATCGGGAATTTCGCCTGCGCCTGCGCCTGGAACTGGCTCAGACAAGAGTTTAGGTTCGCCGATTCTGCTTCCGTTGGCCTCCTTCAAGGTTTTTCTCATCTTTGATTGTGTGGCATTCTTTCTGTCGCTCTTAGTGGTGCTGATGTGGCAGATGAGTACACCTATTACCACGGGAAATAAGGTATTGTTCCTCTGTATTACCAACCTATTGGTTTGTGCCACGTTTGCCTTTACGGCCTATGGCTTCATGCTTGCAGTGTATGCCATGCTTTCCAACATGAATCCCGAGCTGGCTTGGTTCATTCTTGGGGCGTGCTTGATCATCTGCTTCTGTGGTAATTTCACTTTTTTCTACATGGCTGCAAAGTTTACAGTGAAGAAGGCTAGGTTTAACCACCTGAACGGTCTACTTCCTTTTCTTTCTGACCGTCTGGGGGAATACGTGTGGATAAAATTAGAAAGATGGGGGCTTTTGGACTTGGTGCGCCGGTCCAAAACCAAGTGGCTTGCTATCCTATACTACCATAGCAATGAGAACGATAAATAA